Below is a window of Sulfurisphaera ohwakuensis DNA.
AAATACCTAGAGATTACTTTAAAGATTTAGGAAACTTAACTATTGCAAGGTTATTTGGAGAAGGAGTTCTGTTTTTTAAAGAAATAGAAGAATTACATAAAGATCTTATGAAGAAAGAGGTAATGGAGAAAAGTTATGCTGAATTAGTAAAGAGAAAGAAATATGATTTCTTTATAATAGATAATCCTCCATATGTTACAATGAAGAGTGAAGTGGTAGAACACGAATTAGGTATGTTTAGGAAAATATTCCCAAATGAGGAAATTTATAGGGTTTACCTTTCAACTGGACTGTTAGAGGATGTAGAGATAACTAAAAAATATATTGATGAGACTGAAGCAGAAGCACCAGGCAAAGCTTTAGGAATAATAGTGAATATGGTTGTAGATAAGGAAAAAGGTATAGAAGTACTGAAATCTTTATACGATAATAGATTTTTAGTAGGAGTAGTTATTCCTTTTATTGACGAGCTATTTCAATTTCAAGGTTCAATAGAAGATTTGCCAGTTATACCACAGATAAAGAATTTTGTAGATTCAATTCTTAAAATGGAGAAAAAAATTATTACTTATTAATGCCAAACTTGTGATTTTCTCCATTTTCTTTTTGAAGATGTAGTAGTTTTTTGTTGTATAGCATAGTAATCTCTTATTCTGGCTAATGCTTCTCTCCAGTCCTTAACTCCCTTTAGCATTTCAGCTAAGGTATTATTTCCTATATATTTCAACCACGAGACTATATGCCCTTGTTCCAAATGCCAATTAACACATGCCGGATCTGTTGCTCCAATTCTTGCTATTTCTTTTTCTAATTCTTGTACATTATGAGCTGTACCTACTACTTTTTCGTAAGATTTGAAATAGAATGGTTCCATATTCTATTCATTCATTTGAAATTCTTTTAAGGCAATGGGGGTATGATGAAGCTGTTTTTTATTTCTTAGGCAATTAAGGAATTCCAGAAAGGAGAAAGGCTGTATTATTTTCTTTAAGGTAACGGCTTAAATGTTAAATACTTGCTAAGTAAATATATTTTTGTGAACGACATAAAAGAAATTGAAGAATACTATTCTCAAGGAAACTTAGTGGCTGCATTAAAGAAAGCTGAAGAAGTTGTTAAGCAAAATCCATCTAAGGAAGCATATAATTTGTTAGGAAAAATCCTCAAGGAATTAGGGGAAGACGATAAAGCTATTGACGCATTTATGAAGGCTGAAAATTATATTGAGGTTGCAAAAATATATATTTCAAAAGGAATGTATAAGGATGCGTTAAACGTTCTTTCTAGTTTTAATGATAAAGAATCAAGAATTTTGAGGGCTTTAATTTATTTGAAACTTGAAAATTATGAAGAAGGAAAAGAGGAATTAGTTGGAATTGACGATTCTTCACCTTTATTTTATAAAATTAAAGGGATTATAGATTACTATACTGGAGATACTTATGATGCTATAAGGGAATTAAGTATTGCTATTACCCTTTATCCCCTTGATGCGGAATTATATTACTATAGGGCTTTAGCTAAAATGAAACTTGGAATGAATGCTGAAGATGATTTAAATACTGCAATGAATCTAAATCCATATTTTGCTGAGGTTTATTTTAGTAAAGGAGTTTTATTAGAAAACGCTGGAAAATTTGAAGAAGCCGTTAATTATTACTCTAAGGCAATTAATCTAAAGCCAGAATATACTGAGGCTTACATGAGGAGGGCAAAAGTCTATATGAAGTTAGGGAAGGAAGAAGAAGCTATTTCTGACATAAAGAAAATTAATGATAAAAAATGAGGGAATTCTATTTATTCTCTTTAGTTAGAGATATAATGATAAAGACCTTACAAAAAGCGTCTCAAAATTTTTGCTTTGTGTATAAGTTTGAGACTTTATCCCCTTTTACGGCTATAGGATCTTCAGGAAGCTTATTTTTGAAAGGCACTGTTAGAAAAGATAGAGCATTAATCTACAATAATTTTAAAAGAAAAGTTTCATTTTCACTAAAAGAGGGAAAAATTCTCATAGGAAAAGAAGAGGAATATTCTCCTTTTGATTTCTCCTTTCAAGACAAACTGGTTGAAAAAATGTGTTATTGGGAAAAAGAAGCGTTATGTGTGACTAATAGAAACAAAGTCAAGGTTAAAATTATTGATGGCAAGAATGTATTAAATTCCTTAAGTGAAGATATAAAGAATCAACTTTCGTTAACCCTTTTTAACTACTTTAAGAGAGAGGTAGGTTATACATTTGATAAACCAATAACCTTATACAAGATTATTATAAGTAATGAGAAAGTTTATTTACAGTTTGTAAGCAATTGGAGTTTCTGGTATGTTAATATTGAAGAATTTGCAAAAAAGGACTACTCGCTTATTCCTCTAATTAGATTGAGTAAAGAGATTAAAGAGACTCTAAATAGGTGAGAAGGATTTTCATTATCATCTGTAGATCCAAAACCCTTTACGTAATCAAACTCTGAAAGTAGTTTTGCTATTTCTTTCTCTTGTTGTGGCAATATTATTGCAAAAAGAGGTTCACAGAGTTCAGATAAATAATCGATATGCCAATGCTTCTTTCTCTTTTCTTTGGAAAAATGTCTACTTATTCTCTTATCACAATATAATCCGCATGAACCTACATAAGCATAATAGCCTTCTTGTATAGGGAAGATTTTACTTTTAATTATCAAGTCACCTTTTTTGCAGTTAAAAACTATTATATAACCTTTCATAATATGATGTAAAATAAATGAACTAAAAAATTGATAAAGTTTTATTACTGATTACTCAATATTAAAACATATGAGTGAAAAGTTATATGATGCAAAAGATGTTATAAGATGTTGCTACAAACTTTCAGATACTGATATAGATTGCTTGTTCAAACTTATTGAATTAAATAAGCCAGTGACGTCAGACGAACTTTCTCAAATGATGAAAGTAAGTAAGACTACAGTAGAGAATAGTTTAAAGAAACTAATTGATTCTGGCTTAGTAATAAGAAGTAAGAGTGAAGATAAGAAAATTGGTAGACCAAAATATTATTACTCTATAGTTGAAAATATAATTAATAAGATAAGAGAAGACTTGTTAAATTGCTCGAGGAAAATGCAATTATCATTGTAGTATAGTTTCTTTTAATTTCTTTCTAATTTTATGTAACCTTTCTATATTTGTAAAGGAGTTTAATAAAAGGAATAAGGAATTAAAGTTAAATCCTAAAGCGATTCCTATGAAGATTAAAGGATAAGGAGTGATAAGACTTATGAAGAGAATTATTAAAGAAGAATATGACATTATCATGCCCAACTCCATATTCTTTTTAGAATTTAGATAGGCCATATTCATTATATCAATTAAGTTTAAGGAATCTAACAAGGCTTTTAAACCACTTTTTAACGATTTTAGCTTCTCTTCTACTTGAGATGATAATAAATCTACAGTTGGAAAAGTTCTTAAACCTACTAATATTTCTTCTAATAATTCTTGAGCTTCATCAGCTGAGACCACATCCAAGTAATTTTTAAAAGAAGATAATGAGGCAATAGATTTTAATGTAATCCATTCGCCCTCTATTTTTTTAAACTTTACTTTTAGTACGAAATATTGGAGAATTATATTTATAATCGATGCCAATAAACCTACAAATATCAGCTCATAAATTTGATTTACCATTATAATAATTCTTTAGATAACTCATTAATAAGCTCTGCTAATTGAAATTCTAGGTTTCTAACCTTATTCAATCTATCTAATAATGCTATACCCTTATCAGTTATAACATATGATCCATCTTTCTCCTCTACATATCCATTTTTTTCTAGGTAATCAATATATTTTTTTAGAATAGAAAAACTCAAATTAGCATTTTTCATTAACGCTGATTTAGAGTTACGTCCGTCTTTGATATTTTCTAA
It encodes the following:
- a CDS encoding GIY-YIG nuclease family protein, translated to MKGYIIVFNCKKGDLIIKSKIFPIQEGYYAYVGSCGLYCDKRISRHFSKEKRKKHWHIDYLSELCEPLFAIILPQQEKEIAKLLSEFDYVKGFGSTDDNENPSHLFRVSLISLLNLIRGISE
- a CDS encoding winged helix-turn-helix domain-containing protein, with protein sequence MRSKRDKFDIVADILENIKDGRNSKSALMKNANLSFSILKKYIDYLEKNGYVEEKDGSYVITDKGIALLDRLNKVRNLEFQLAELINELSKELL
- a CDS encoding ParA family protein encodes the protein MRISFVGIKGGIGKSTIALMVAKELSNRGFNVLFLDRDIFSFASTLAGIKNSFFTQVARGEIPRDYFKDLGNLTIARLFGEGVLFFKEIEELHKDLMKKEVMEKSYAELVKRKKYDFFIIDNPPYVTMKSEVVEHELGMFRKIFPNEEIYRVYLSTGLLEDVEITKKYIDETEAEAPGKALGIIVNMVVDKEKGIEVLKSLYDNRFLVGVVIPFIDELFQFQGSIEDLPVIPQIKNFVDSILKMEKKIITY
- a CDS encoding tetratricopeptide repeat protein — its product is MNDIKEIEEYYSQGNLVAALKKAEEVVKQNPSKEAYNLLGKILKELGEDDKAIDAFMKAENYIEVAKIYISKGMYKDALNVLSSFNDKESRILRALIYLKLENYEEGKEELVGIDDSSPLFYKIKGIIDYYTGDTYDAIRELSIAITLYPLDAELYYYRALAKMKLGMNAEDDLNTAMNLNPYFAEVYFSKGVLLENAGKFEEAVNYYSKAINLKPEYTEAYMRRAKVYMKLGKEEEAISDIKKINDKK
- a CDS encoding helix-turn-helix domain-containing protein, whose amino-acid sequence is MSEKLYDAKDVIRCCYKLSDTDIDCLFKLIELNKPVTSDELSQMMKVSKTTVENSLKKLIDSGLVIRSKSEDKKIGRPKYYYSIVENIINKIREDLLNCSRKMQLSL